Proteins from a single region of Verrucosispora sp. NA02020:
- a CDS encoding RICIN domain-containing protein, giving the protein MRSLVRTASGSLLALAVLVSAALPAVVADQAPALAAVQETLYVAPGGNDANPGTIASPFRTLQRARDVVRTKTATMTGDIQVLLRGGSYPVGGTVDFGSSDSGTNGHRVVYAAYPGETPVLDAGVQVTGWTQHSGNIWKAPLDRANKLRALYVNGQRAQMAAKTITSAGCHGTYTITAGQADWAWESGSQCDGARYGLGDFPAISRNQEDIEIETATTWTTAIVGVRQVTTSADGQSRIALFQQPGAAIAQGAFNGNAQVAGAHKVMNAYEFLDAPGEFYFDKSSRTLYYYKASADNMSTATVFAPNNVTTALRIAGTSTTSRARNITFSGLTVRHSDWNLFTVAGSVYKQAQQGNLGAMAYAKGNFHVYYYRNVDVTPGIVHVQNADGILLERNRIQHTGADGINMVNDVTNSQVIGNVTSDVAGSAISVGHPQHVFVGDHTSTNREKYPPQVEGLPKNIVIRNNYIHDSAVLFNGHGAVAAYFADTLTIQHNRIEKTPWAGITLGWGWWNFDGSSGSIAPNRPTTTARNNTISHNHIIDTVQRLSDTAPIYTLGSQPGTTIHSNYLQGVPAGHKYGLHPDEGSAYMTFRDNVLSVDKNITWMINSDDFGRKHDLSITQTYGPINKVSQKNLPNSTIHDILVSADYVWPAAAYGIAVNSGLEAPFRDITAPRNLPLADQVLPASTFVGSGTTSIPVRSTGDATRSLWLAPSGTTTFTAGPTMTRADGTATTIAVPTTSGDYRLYVVDAQGNRSAESTSLVRRQGTGSAPDAQIVGGQSGRCVEVPGGATTNGTQTQLWDCSGATQQRWTHTAGKQLTVYGTKCLDANGAGTTNGTTVIIWDCHGGLNQQWNVNANGTITNAQSGLCLDANGAATANGTKIILWSCNGGANQQWTRRS; this is encoded by the coding sequence ATGAGATCCCTCGTCCGTACTGCTAGCGGTTCGCTGCTCGCGCTGGCGGTGCTCGTCTCCGCCGCGTTGCCGGCGGTGGTGGCAGATCAGGCTCCGGCGCTGGCCGCGGTGCAGGAGACCCTCTATGTCGCACCGGGAGGGAACGACGCCAACCCGGGCACGATCGCGTCCCCGTTCCGGACCCTCCAGCGGGCGCGGGACGTGGTCCGCACGAAGACCGCGACCATGACCGGCGACATCCAGGTGCTCCTGCGCGGCGGAAGCTACCCGGTGGGCGGTACGGTCGATTTCGGGTCGAGTGACTCCGGCACCAACGGCCACCGGGTCGTGTACGCCGCGTACCCGGGCGAGACGCCGGTCCTCGACGCCGGTGTGCAGGTGACCGGCTGGACCCAGCACAGTGGGAACATCTGGAAGGCGCCGCTCGACCGGGCCAACAAGCTGCGGGCCCTCTACGTCAACGGCCAGCGGGCCCAGATGGCCGCCAAGACGATCACCTCGGCGGGATGCCACGGCACGTACACCATCACCGCCGGGCAGGCCGACTGGGCGTGGGAATCCGGCTCACAGTGCGACGGCGCGAGGTACGGCCTCGGCGACTTCCCGGCGATCTCCCGCAACCAGGAGGACATCGAGATCGAGACGGCCACGACCTGGACCACCGCCATCGTGGGAGTCCGGCAGGTGACCACGAGCGCCGACGGTCAGAGCCGTATCGCCCTGTTCCAACAGCCGGGTGCCGCCATCGCGCAGGGGGCGTTCAACGGCAACGCCCAGGTCGCCGGCGCTCACAAGGTCATGAACGCCTACGAGTTCCTGGACGCGCCGGGCGAGTTCTACTTCGACAAGTCCAGCCGGACGCTCTATTACTACAAGGCCAGCGCCGACAACATGTCCACCGCCACGGTCTTCGCGCCCAACAACGTGACCACCGCCCTGCGGATCGCCGGCACCTCGACCACCAGCCGCGCCCGCAACATCACGTTCTCGGGTCTCACCGTCCGGCACTCCGACTGGAACCTGTTCACCGTCGCCGGCTCGGTGTACAAGCAGGCGCAGCAGGGCAACCTGGGCGCGATGGCGTACGCGAAGGGCAACTTCCACGTCTACTACTACCGCAACGTGGACGTCACCCCGGGCATCGTCCACGTGCAGAACGCCGACGGGATCCTGCTGGAACGCAACCGCATCCAGCACACCGGGGCCGACGGGATCAACATGGTCAACGACGTGACGAACTCACAGGTGATCGGCAACGTCACCAGCGACGTCGCCGGGTCCGCGATCTCCGTGGGACACCCGCAGCACGTCTTCGTCGGCGACCACACCTCGACCAACCGCGAGAAGTACCCGCCCCAGGTCGAGGGACTCCCGAAGAACATCGTGATCAGGAACAACTACATCCACGACAGCGCGGTGCTGTTCAACGGGCACGGCGCGGTCGCGGCGTACTTCGCCGACACCCTCACGATCCAGCACAACCGCATCGAGAAGACGCCGTGGGCGGGCATCACGCTCGGCTGGGGATGGTGGAACTTCGACGGATCCTCCGGATCGATCGCGCCCAACCGGCCGACCACGACGGCGAGGAACAACACCATCAGCCACAACCACATCATCGACACGGTGCAGCGACTCAGCGACACGGCACCGATCTACACGCTGGGCAGCCAGCCGGGCACCACGATCCACAGCAACTATCTGCAAGGTGTCCCGGCCGGCCACAAGTACGGGCTCCACCCGGACGAGGGTTCGGCGTACATGACCTTCCGGGACAACGTCCTGAGCGTGGACAAGAACATCACCTGGATGATCAACTCCGACGACTTCGGACGCAAGCACGACCTGAGCATCACGCAGACGTACGGCCCGATCAACAAGGTCTCCCAGAAGAACCTGCCGAACAGCACCATCCACGACATCCTCGTCTCCGCCGACTACGTCTGGCCGGCGGCGGCCTACGGGATCGCGGTGAACTCCGGGCTCGAAGCCCCGTTCCGGGACATCACCGCACCGCGCAACCTGCCCCTGGCGGACCAGGTCCTGCCGGCCAGCACGTTCGTCGGCAGCGGCACCACCTCGATCCCGGTCCGCAGCACGGGCGATGCGACCAGGTCGCTCTGGCTGGCTCCCTCCGGCACCACCACCTTCACCGCCGGTCCGACGATGACCAGGGCCGACGGCACCGCGACCACCATCGCCGTACCCACCACCTCGGGTGACTACCGGCTCTACGTCGTCGACGCCCAGGGCAACCGGTCGGCCGAGTCGACGTCGCTCGTCCGGCGGCAGGGCACCGGCAGCGCCCCCGACGCGCAGATCGTGGGCGGCCAGTCCGGCCGGTGCGTCGAGGTCCCCGGCGGCGCCACCACCAACGGCACCCAGACCCAACTCTGGGACTGCTCCGGCGCCACGCAGCAGCGGTGGACCCACACCGCCGGCAAGCAGCTGACCGTGTACGGCACGAAGTGCCTGGACGCCAACGGGGCGGGCACCACCAACGGCACCACGGTCATCATCTGGGACTGCCACGGCGGGCTCAACCAGCAGTGGAACGTCAACGCCAACGGCACCATCACGAACGCCCAGTCCGGGCTCTGTCTCGACGCCAACGGCGCCGCCACCGCCAACGGAACGAAGATCATCCTCTGGTCCTGCAACGGCGGCGCGAACCAGCAGTGGACTCGACGCAGCTGA
- a CDS encoding HAD family hydrolase: MKMAKCVVWDLDDTLWHGTLSAGDDLVLRDDVVNVIKTLDARGILQSVASKNNHDDAVRKLEEVGLAEYFLYPQINWNSKSSSLAAIREKLNIGIDTIMFVDDQPFERDEVAFAHPEVETVDAADLGTLLAIPRLSPPVVTEDAARRRRMYLEDHARNAAELEHRGAPDEFLSGLDMIFTISQARDGDLLRLAELTERTNQLNSTGIQYSHQQLEELMGSPDHDIWVCELTDRYGSYGKIGVALVEKQDDRWTVNLLLMSCRTVSKGVGTVLLSFLLNRAAENGKRLLARFRRTDRNRQMLVTYQLANFRVVWREGNDYLYEHDLAVRQDYPGYIKVKIDA, from the coding sequence ATGAAGATGGCGAAGTGTGTCGTCTGGGACCTCGACGACACGCTGTGGCACGGCACCCTGTCCGCCGGCGATGACCTCGTCCTCCGCGACGACGTGGTCAACGTGATCAAGACCCTGGATGCGCGCGGCATCCTTCAGTCGGTGGCCAGCAAGAACAACCACGACGACGCGGTGCGCAAGCTGGAGGAGGTCGGCCTCGCCGAGTACTTCCTCTATCCGCAGATCAACTGGAACAGCAAGTCCAGCTCGCTCGCCGCGATCCGCGAGAAGCTGAACATCGGCATCGACACGATCATGTTCGTGGACGACCAGCCGTTCGAGCGCGACGAGGTGGCCTTCGCCCACCCGGAGGTCGAGACGGTCGACGCGGCGGATCTGGGCACCCTGCTCGCGATTCCGCGCCTGTCACCCCCGGTGGTGACCGAGGACGCCGCCCGCCGTCGGCGGATGTACCTGGAGGATCACGCGCGCAACGCCGCGGAGCTCGAGCACCGGGGCGCCCCGGACGAGTTCCTCAGCGGTCTCGACATGATCTTCACGATTTCTCAAGCGAGGGACGGCGACCTGCTGCGCCTCGCTGAGCTGACCGAGCGCACCAACCAGCTGAACTCCACCGGCATCCAGTACTCGCACCAGCAGCTCGAAGAGCTGATGGGCAGCCCCGACCACGACATCTGGGTGTGCGAGCTGACCGACCGCTACGGCTCCTACGGCAAGATCGGCGTGGCGCTGGTGGAGAAGCAGGACGACCGCTGGACGGTCAACCTCCTGCTGATGTCGTGTCGGACGGTGTCCAAGGGCGTGGGCACGGTCCTGCTGTCCTTCCTGTTGAACCGGGCCGCCGAGAACGGGAAGCGTCTCCTGGCCCGCTTCCGCCGGACCGACCGGAACCGCCAGATGCTGGTGACGTACCAGTTGGCGAACTTCCGCGTGGTGTGGCGCGAGGGCAACGACTACCTGTACGAGCACGATCTCGCGGTCCGTCAGGACTATCCCGGTTACATCAAGGTCAAGATCGATGCGTGA
- a CDS encoding RICIN domain-containing protein — translation MTRSRSRRHLRRILSCALAALVAVPTAVLGGVPPAAADTTAFRGVNWARLGDNFHGGPLVLYGLSSSDSYATVTAKATAIYTGFQNNLGANTVRLPINTYTVGTTWWNAYTGAIDAATAKGFKVVLSYWDDGVAASGGRIVNTTAFHTMWNTVVARYGTNDLVYFEPMNEPGGHSAAEWANLVSDWLNARPSIPRHRVFVSGAGLNTDITSMCADRRLDGTIVSLHHYTFFSGAKNYDQWVTFLRDAIGSCAARTVMDEFGAPMDTGLNYLDATSTDNFVRYFRATADVLRELRIGSIYWPGLGGKVTAGQGDDWYSMQKLHGTGTNLTLSTPNASGLNRLRHAWGLTDGGAPDEASLLRNVGTGQCLDLPGATTAAVQVQVYPCNNTAAQRWTVTSGGQITALAGQRCLDAYQRGTSNGTVVGTYACNGGDNQRWTVGGDGTIRSAQSGLCLDVHTATSKVQLWSCWGGDNQKWQVQK, via the coding sequence GTGACCCGATCCCGATCGCGTCGCCACCTGCGCCGGATCCTCTCCTGCGCGCTGGCCGCCCTCGTGGCGGTGCCGACCGCCGTGCTCGGTGGTGTCCCACCGGCTGCTGCCGACACCACCGCGTTCCGGGGCGTCAACTGGGCCAGGTTGGGAGACAACTTCCACGGTGGACCACTGGTGCTCTACGGCCTGAGCAGCTCCGACAGCTATGCGACGGTGACGGCCAAGGCCACCGCGATCTACACCGGCTTCCAGAACAACCTGGGTGCCAACACGGTCCGGCTGCCGATCAACACCTACACCGTCGGCACCACCTGGTGGAACGCGTACACCGGCGCGATCGACGCCGCCACGGCGAAGGGCTTCAAGGTCGTCCTCTCCTACTGGGACGACGGGGTGGCCGCCAGCGGCGGCCGGATCGTCAACACCACCGCCTTCCACACCATGTGGAACACCGTGGTCGCCAGGTACGGCACCAACGACCTCGTGTACTTCGAGCCGATGAACGAACCTGGCGGGCACAGCGCCGCGGAGTGGGCCAACCTGGTCAGCGACTGGCTGAACGCCCGTCCGTCGATCCCACGCCACCGTGTCTTCGTCAGCGGTGCCGGCCTGAACACCGACATCACGTCGATGTGCGCCGACCGTCGACTCGACGGCACGATCGTGTCGCTGCACCACTACACCTTCTTCAGCGGCGCGAAGAACTACGACCAGTGGGTGACGTTCCTGCGGGACGCGATCGGCTCCTGTGCCGCCCGCACGGTGATGGACGAGTTCGGTGCGCCGATGGACACCGGGCTCAACTACCTCGACGCCACCAGCACCGACAATTTCGTGCGCTACTTCCGGGCCACTGCCGACGTGCTGAGGGAACTGCGGATCGGATCGATCTACTGGCCGGGGCTGGGTGGCAAGGTCACCGCCGGTCAGGGCGACGACTGGTACTCCATGCAGAAGCTGCACGGCACCGGCACCAACCTCACCCTCAGCACCCCCAACGCGAGCGGGCTCAACCGCCTCAGGCATGCCTGGGGGTTGACCGACGGTGGTGCTCCGGACGAGGCCAGCCTGCTCCGCAACGTCGGCACCGGGCAGTGCCTGGACCTTCCCGGCGCCACCACCGCCGCCGTCCAGGTCCAGGTGTACCCCTGCAACAACACCGCCGCCCAGCGGTGGACCGTGACCTCTGGTGGGCAGATCACCGCTCTGGCGGGCCAGCGGTGCCTCGACGCATACCAGCGGGGGACCAGTAACGGCACCGTCGTCGGCACGTACGCGTGCAACGGCGGCGACAACCAGCGGTGGACGGTCGGCGGCGACGGCACGATCCGCAGCGCACAGTCCGGCCTCTGTCTGGACGTGCACACCGCGACGTCGAAGGTGCAGCTCTGGTCCTGCTGGGGTGGCGACAATCAGAAGTGGCAGGTGCAGAAATGA
- a CDS encoding phosphopantetheine-binding protein, translating to MRDEAVVNMADVMVADAANRIREYLRENMTAFKDVELDDEENIFERGYFTSLFAMQLLHYVESTFDLVVPDDYIILQNFSSVRRLADMVGELKASAGE from the coding sequence ATGCGTGACGAGGCGGTGGTGAACATGGCAGACGTGATGGTGGCGGACGCTGCGAACAGGATCCGGGAGTACCTCCGGGAGAACATGACCGCGTTCAAGGACGTCGAGCTGGACGACGAGGAGAACATCTTCGAGCGTGGCTATTTCACGTCGTTGTTCGCCATGCAGCTCCTGCACTACGTCGAGTCCACGTTCGACCTCGTGGTTCCGGACGACTACATCATCCTGCAGAACTTCAGTTCGGTCCGCCGCCTCGCGGACATGGTGGGTGAACTGAAGGCCTCGGCTGGTGAGTGA
- a CDS encoding endo-1,4-beta-xylanase, whose amino-acid sequence MVRALAVGLLAAGAALAPAGAATAGTTLGTSAAEKGRYFGAAVGTYKFSDTTYMNVLNREFNSLVAENEMKWDATEPQRGVFNYSAGDRIVNHARSRGMSVRGHALLWHAQQPGWAQGLSGGDLRNAAINHVTQVATHFRGQIHSWDVVNEAFADGGSGARRDSNLQRTGNDWIEAAFRAARAADPNAKLCYNDYNTDGVNAKSTGIYTMVRDFKARGVPIDCVGFQSHLGTTIAGDYQANLQRFADLGVDVQITELDVTQGSNQATIYATVTRACLAVSRCTGITVWGVRDCDSWRGGDNALLFDCAGNKKPAYTAVLDALNGGTTPNPTGNRLRNEASGRCLDVDGASSANGAPMLVWDCHTGANQQFTQNGRALQVMGKCLDVPNNAAAGTRVQIWDCHGGANQQWVVNGNATISNAQTGLCLDVNGAGTANGTAVIVWSCHGGTNQRWTRF is encoded by the coding sequence ATGGTGCGCGCGCTCGCGGTCGGCCTGCTGGCGGCCGGCGCGGCGCTGGCGCCCGCCGGCGCCGCCACCGCGGGCACCACGTTGGGCACCTCGGCGGCGGAGAAGGGCCGCTACTTCGGCGCGGCGGTCGGCACGTACAAATTCTCCGACACCACGTACATGAACGTGCTGAACCGCGAGTTCAACAGCCTCGTCGCCGAGAACGAGATGAAGTGGGACGCGACCGAGCCGCAGCGGGGCGTGTTCAACTACAGCGCCGGCGACCGCATCGTCAACCACGCCCGGTCCCGAGGCATGTCGGTCCGGGGACACGCCCTGCTGTGGCACGCCCAGCAGCCCGGGTGGGCGCAGGGACTGTCCGGTGGTGACCTGCGCAACGCCGCCATCAACCACGTCACCCAGGTGGCCACCCACTTCCGGGGGCAGATCCACTCCTGGGACGTGGTGAACGAGGCGTTCGCCGACGGCGGCAGCGGCGCCCGCCGCGACTCCAACCTGCAACGCACCGGCAACGACTGGATCGAGGCCGCGTTCCGGGCCGCCCGCGCGGCCGACCCGAACGCCAAGCTCTGCTACAACGACTACAACACCGACGGGGTCAACGCGAAGTCGACCGGCATCTACACCATGGTGCGCGACTTCAAGGCGCGCGGCGTACCGATCGACTGCGTCGGGTTCCAGTCCCACCTGGGCACCACGATCGCCGGTGACTACCAGGCCAACCTGCAACGCTTCGCCGACCTCGGCGTGGACGTGCAGATCACCGAGCTGGACGTCACCCAGGGGTCCAACCAGGCCACCATCTACGCCACCGTCACCCGCGCCTGCCTGGCGGTGTCGCGGTGCACCGGCATCACCGTGTGGGGTGTGCGGGACTGCGACTCCTGGCGTGGTGGCGACAACGCCCTGCTGTTCGACTGCGCGGGCAACAAAAAACCCGCGTACACGGCGGTCCTCGACGCTCTCAACGGCGGCACCACCCCGAATCCGACCGGCAACCGCCTGCGCAACGAGGCGTCCGGCCGGTGTCTGGACGTCGACGGCGCGAGCTCGGCCAACGGTGCCCCGATGCTGGTCTGGGACTGCCATACCGGGGCCAACCAGCAGTTCACCCAGAACGGGCGGGCCCTGCAGGTGATGGGCAAGTGCCTGGACGTGCCGAACAACGCCGCCGCCGGGACCCGGGTGCAGATCTGGGACTGCCACGGTGGGGCGAACCAGCAGTGGGTCGTCAACGGCAACGCCACGATCAGCAACGCCCAGACCGGCCTGTGTCTGGACGTCAACGGCGCCGGCACCGCCAACGGCACCGCGGTCATCGTGTGGAGCTGCCACGGCGGCACCAACCAGCGCTGGACCCGGTTCTGA
- a CDS encoding TetR/AcrR family transcriptional regulator yields MSGAEHGDGELGGDAIVATAWRLAEAEGWAGVTARRLAERADVDLGALYERFADREAVVAAVAVRGFADLAAALTGARVSVDRPDEVWPAVMAAYLDFAYAHPEIYDAMFAHTPDLTLGAEQVPETVAAAFGELRAALTASAAAQADDTLAELGWSLLHGMVMLTRGGRLRPEAQEQREQLLGNHLFSPR; encoded by the coding sequence GTGTCCGGAGCAGAGCACGGAGACGGTGAGCTGGGCGGTGACGCGATCGTCGCCACCGCCTGGCGGTTGGCCGAGGCCGAGGGGTGGGCGGGTGTGACCGCCCGCCGGCTGGCCGAGCGCGCCGACGTCGACCTCGGGGCCCTCTACGAACGCTTCGCCGACCGTGAGGCGGTGGTTGCCGCGGTCGCGGTGCGGGGTTTCGCCGATCTGGCCGCCGCGTTGACCGGCGCCCGGGTGTCGGTGGACCGGCCGGACGAGGTGTGGCCGGCGGTGATGGCGGCCTATCTCGACTTCGCCTACGCCCACCCGGAGATCTACGACGCGATGTTCGCTCACACTCCGGACCTCACGCTCGGGGCCGAGCAGGTGCCGGAGACCGTCGCGGCGGCTTTCGGTGAACTGCGGGCGGCGCTGACCGCGTCCGCCGCCGCGCAGGCCGACGACACGCTCGCCGAACTCGGCTGGAGTCTGTTGCACGGCATGGTGATGCTCACCCGGGGTGGTCGGTTGCGCCCCGAGGCCCAGGAGCAACGCGAACAGCTCCTCGGCAACCACCTCTTCAGCCCGCGCTGA
- a CDS encoding 3-hydroxyacyl-CoA dehydrogenase family protein yields MATVGVIGAGVMGKDVAITCAAKGYDVILSDHDSDVLATAPRDIRQLVRKFRMMSPAAAAWKADEILGRIRFGTDLGDLAGVDWIVENIVEDLAAKERLYLDLRDVCGESTKIAVNTSCISITKLAAGTPRPHNVVGIHFMNPVPLLECAEVVRGYHTSEDTIKQAEEFVRSLGKQSIVVNDMPGFVSNRLSHLFMNEAAFLVHDGVAEPEQIDAIFKLGYGHRMGPLETADLIGLDTVVDSLNVLYAEFQDSKFRCCPTLKKMVAAGRLGRKSGQGFYTYANH; encoded by the coding sequence ATGGCGACAGTAGGGGTCATCGGCGCGGGCGTCATGGGCAAGGACGTGGCCATCACGTGCGCGGCCAAGGGTTACGACGTCATCCTGTCCGACCACGACTCCGACGTGCTGGCCACCGCGCCCCGGGACATCCGGCAGCTCGTCCGGAAGTTCCGGATGATGTCTCCGGCCGCCGCCGCCTGGAAGGCCGACGAGATCCTGGGCCGCATCCGCTTCGGCACCGACCTCGGCGACCTCGCCGGAGTCGACTGGATCGTCGAGAACATCGTCGAGGACCTGGCCGCCAAGGAGCGCCTGTACCTCGATCTGCGTGACGTCTGCGGCGAGAGCACGAAGATCGCCGTGAACACGAGCTGTATCTCCATCACCAAGCTCGCCGCCGGCACGCCACGACCCCACAACGTCGTCGGCATCCACTTCATGAATCCGGTTCCCCTGCTGGAGTGCGCGGAGGTCGTCCGTGGCTACCACACCTCCGAGGACACGATCAAGCAGGCCGAGGAGTTCGTCCGGTCGCTCGGCAAGCAGTCCATCGTGGTCAACGACATGCCCGGCTTCGTGTCCAACCGGTTGTCGCACCTGTTCATGAACGAGGCGGCCTTCCTGGTGCACGACGGCGTCGCCGAGCCGGAGCAGATCGACGCCATCTTCAAGCTCGGGTACGGGCACAGGATGGGCCCGCTGGAGACCGCCGACCTCATCGGCCTGGACACCGTGGTCGACTCCCTGAACGTGCTCTACGCGGAGTTCCAGGACAGCAAGTTCCGCTGTTGCCCGACGCTGAAGAAGATGGTCGCCGCGGGCCGGCTGGGACGGAAGAGCGGTCAGGGCTTCTACACCTACGCGAACCACTGA
- a CDS encoding DUF1707 domain-containing protein, with protein sequence MEIEPRPEQLSRKPSELEQEAAATALQEAVGEGRLTLEEFSDRVGAVWAAERIEDLERATAGVVVSAPPVGSTQTVSTVVAFLGDQRRVGRWRLPARLRMFSVLGDVHLDLRTTVCAEAVVEIEAWSLLGDIKIDVPDGVDVELAGIGLLSDRELRLASMPPVPGTPRIRVRVHSLLGDVRVRSTSAGKDVAGWRRWLLGQQSPPATGHHSPPPPAVGSR encoded by the coding sequence GTGGAGATCGAGCCTCGACCTGAGCAGTTGTCACGGAAGCCGAGTGAGCTGGAGCAGGAGGCCGCCGCGACGGCGCTGCAGGAGGCGGTCGGCGAGGGCCGGCTGACCCTGGAGGAGTTCAGCGATCGGGTCGGGGCGGTGTGGGCGGCCGAGCGCATCGAGGATCTGGAGCGGGCGACGGCCGGGGTGGTGGTTTCCGCGCCTCCGGTCGGTAGTACGCAGACCGTGTCGACCGTGGTCGCGTTCCTCGGTGACCAGCGGCGGGTGGGACGGTGGCGGTTGCCCGCCCGACTGCGGATGTTCAGCGTGCTCGGCGATGTGCATCTGGATCTGCGGACGACTGTCTGCGCCGAGGCCGTGGTGGAGATCGAGGCGTGGAGCCTCCTGGGTGACATCAAGATCGATGTGCCCGACGGGGTGGATGTGGAGCTCGCCGGTATCGGGTTGCTCAGCGACCGGGAGCTCCGGTTGGCGTCGATGCCCCCGGTGCCGGGAACGCCGCGGATCCGGGTCAGGGTGCACTCGCTGCTGGGCGACGTGCGGGTCAGATCGACGAGTGCGGGCAAGGACGTGGCGGGTTGGCGGCGCTGGTTGCTCGGTCAGCAGTCGCCACCCGCGACCGGGCACCACTCACCGCCGCCACCCGCGGTGGGGAGCCGCTGA
- a CDS encoding HAD family hydrolase, which produces MLVFDADDTLWENNVVFERVIDDFLSWVDHPTLDRTQLRAVLDDIERANAVAHGYGSKVFLRSLRECLERLRERPATEAERREIDELAMALINHQVELMPGVADALDELAGRHELLLLTKGEREEQQRKLDACGLLHHFTAAHIVPEKDVATYHRLSREHAVDPTRAWMIGNSPRSDILPARAAGWRAVFIPNDNTWVLEHDELDPTDEGVLRLRAFPDLLAHF; this is translated from the coding sequence GTGCTCGTCTTCGATGCGGACGACACGCTCTGGGAGAACAACGTCGTCTTCGAGCGGGTGATCGACGACTTCCTGAGCTGGGTGGACCATCCGACGCTCGACCGGACGCAGCTGCGGGCGGTGCTCGACGACATCGAGCGGGCCAACGCCGTCGCGCACGGGTACGGCAGCAAGGTCTTCCTGCGCAGCCTGCGGGAGTGCCTGGAGCGGCTGCGGGAACGGCCCGCCACCGAGGCGGAGCGCCGCGAGATCGACGAGTTGGCTATGGCGCTGATCAACCATCAGGTCGAGCTGATGCCGGGGGTGGCCGACGCGCTGGACGAGTTGGCCGGGCGGCACGAGTTGCTGCTGCTGACCAAGGGGGAGCGCGAGGAACAGCAGCGCAAGCTGGACGCGTGTGGGCTGCTGCACCACTTCACGGCGGCGCACATCGTGCCGGAGAAGGACGTGGCGACCTATCACCGGTTGAGCCGGGAGCATGCCGTCGACCCGACCCGGGCGTGGATGATCGGCAACTCGCCCCGGTCGGACATCCTGCCGGCACGGGCGGCCGGATGGCGGGCGGTGTTCATCCCGAACGACAACACGTGGGTGTTGGAGCACGACGAACTGGACCCGACCGACGAGGGCGTCCTGCGTCTGCGCGCTTTTCCCGACCTGCTCGCGCACTTCTGA
- a CDS encoding methyltransferase — protein MDRTFADDVGDWLVAQADSLIKDGGTRELMRSTWSVLPEVWPPDPATEVFTSALPLGSGTRFLEIGCGAGVTSVVAAMSGCERVVATDINPAAVANTVLNAKAHDVGHKVEALTSDLFLELGPEDVFDLIVSNPPLVRAREDRAYDRPIEHSVFDPGYALHQRFFHEVKPHLAAGGHIFMNTSDTMGDPHSIVSLAVRMGFSARKHHSNRIEIPGTLIGWTPAIAAAADDRGMIYIDSSIYDFELL, from the coding sequence ATGGACCGAACGTTCGCCGACGACGTCGGCGACTGGCTGGTCGCCCAGGCCGACTCGCTCATCAAGGACGGTGGCACCAGAGAGCTCATGCGATCGACCTGGTCCGTGCTGCCCGAGGTGTGGCCTCCCGATCCGGCGACCGAGGTGTTCACGTCCGCGCTGCCCCTGGGCTCCGGCACCCGGTTCCTCGAGATCGGGTGCGGCGCGGGCGTCACGAGCGTGGTGGCCGCCATGAGTGGCTGCGAACGCGTCGTCGCGACCGACATCAACCCGGCTGCGGTGGCCAACACCGTGCTCAACGCCAAGGCACACGACGTCGGGCACAAGGTCGAAGCGCTGACCAGCGACCTGTTCCTCGAACTCGGCCCGGAGGACGTCTTCGACCTGATCGTGTCCAACCCGCCCCTCGTGCGGGCGCGGGAGGACCGGGCCTACGACCGGCCGATCGAGCATTCGGTGTTCGACCCCGGGTACGCCCTCCACCAGCGCTTCTTCCATGAGGTGAAGCCGCACCTCGCCGCCGGCGGGCACATCTTCATGAACACCAGCGACACGATGGGCGATCCGCACTCCATCGTCTCCCTCGCGGTGCGGATGGGCTTCTCCGCGCGCAAGCACCACTCGAACCGGATCGAGATTCCCGGGACGCTGATCGGGTGGACCCCCGCCATCGCCGCCGCCGCCGACGACCGCGGGATGATCTACATCGACTCTTCCATCTACGACTTCGAGCTGCTCTGA